The genomic stretch atacctgaggagtgtcagggtatttatagtggtgatccaataaccaccgttggagtagtgccacctttttaggtggataaccgtcccttttaTCTAGGGATTGTTGAGATATGGCTTctagaagtggttagagagattttaggggcagttacttatttgaataagtgttatctgccagctatctCTTGAGCCCGACTTCCTTGGAAAGAAGTCTGTGTTGAGTCCGACCTCTTCTAAAGAGGTCGGTGAATAACGAAGGCCAAtctttggattgggccttttAGTGTATTTGGACCTGAGCTTTAGTGTTGGGCCAGTGTATGAACaactatattaattttaatatataaattataataaatataaatacaaattatatattttttgtataaaaaatttttataaatataaattacatACTATTAAGTaaatattgaataaaaataataatatttattataatattaatcaCATCAACATTATTATTctcacacaaaaaaaattttaaaaattaaaaaaaaattattatttttgacaTAAACGTGAACTTTTCTCTTCTCACACACTCTCATCTTTTCTCATAGCCCGCCACCCACCCAGTGGCGGAGCTTAGTTCAGACAAGAGGTGGTCACGGTCCCCccaaacttttattaaaaaaattagtaatattttttcaaaaaataaaaaatagtttaattggctcaaatattttattatgacttaaaatacCAAAGTTCAATCTTcatcttttgtttttattgtacaataatttttagttttaaacattCAAAACATATCGAATTTAGACTGAATTGAGTGTATTCACATTTCGCAACTCTCTATTCAATAAGTAACACTCCCTCTACCtttgagttcaaatataaacaattagatattttttatttatgtaatttaatattattttatattttactgtttatttaatttaatttttttatatgataaaaaatattagaatattcaataagtattgatattattatatttgtataaattgataaaaaaattcaataaatattataaattttaatatttgtccttctaattttttttttacatattttatcggatatatattcaaatttgtatataaaataatcataaaaaatcaaagagttgatgatgcattttttaagaggaaggctaatatttaagaaggaaaacatataacttttacaatatcaacatctgtagatagttcttctactttaatgaatcaCGAAGAAAGTAAGATACAAccttcaaaaatttaaagagtTGTATCTGATGAGTTTGACCTTAATTCTTTGGAACAATATCCTGAAAATGGCTTCAAATTTGGCAATATTACCCAAATCAGAGAGATGAAGTTAGACGAATTTATCTTAAATGGGtccatataaaaaatattttgacagtCTGACCCCCCAAAATTTCGTTTCAAGCTCCGCGACTGCACCCacccatcatcatcatcatcttgtCATCCTCAACATCGGCTTCACCTCCTCCATCACCTCCCTCCTCCCCGATATTTCTTCTTTTGGTTCTTATTATTAACATTTAATAAGTATATAGAAGCAAAGAAATCACAAAGTACTAAGTTTATATACCCTTGTTATATATAGATCAACAACAATGACTTTTTCCTTTTGTAATTGGCCATTTACGGTTAAGCTTAATTGTGAGGTCTTCCTTTCGTACAGAGAACAGAGAATTTTGACTTTTTACTATTCAGGTATTACTATTAGATCTGCTTCATAGTATAATCATCAAGTTTCCGTGGCAGAAAATGTCAAAGTTTATTTATCCGCTGAAAGTTAAAAATTTCCCTTGAAGCTTGGGTATGAAATTAAATACAACAATAATTCACTACTCTTTATTATGTGTTATTCCAAGATAATGAAAATGATTTAATTTTGGGTTACGTTCTCTGCTTATATACCATGCATATCTCGGAATGAAGGAACAATATATAACGACACAGTTACTTCCAATTTTTATTATGATGATCGCAACGTGACTTACAAATTGAAAAgaataaaacaacaaaagaataacAAATAGAAATTAATGAAAGAATGaagcaataaaaaaattaataaaagaatgAATCTAATTTTTGTATGAATGAATGAATATTTTGAGTATGTGCAAATCTAATTTGTTGTTAGTTGCTTGAATTAACAGTGTGGCATGTCTGGTGGTGGTGGCAACATCTGCTCTTCCGGATTCTTTCCATCTTTGACAATGAAAGTCATAGCCATTCCCCAACTCACATGTCGCTCTATGTGGCAATGCATGAACCACACACCTGGATTTTCTGCCTTGAATCTTATGGTTACCCATCCATTTTTGGGTATAGCGACGGTATTCTGATAAGGAGGATCAACAAGATTATATGTGAGAGGATCTTTGTCTTTGTCAAAGTTTCCGAATCCCCATCCAACTACATAGAAGCTATGACCATGAAAGTGCATTGGATGCTCAGTACCAGCCAGCAAATTAGTCCCTTGAAGAACAAGCTCCACCGTGGACCCATACTCAACCACCTTCACCTCTGTATCTACCGATGGAGTTCTAAGAAATGTGGGCAAATCGGAAGCAGTGAAATCAAATAGTTCTGGTGGCACATCTGGAAAATCTTGTGTATATACACCTTGAAGGTGGTTATAGTAAGCATTCAAAATGTTGTTTTCCGATGGCAATTGGAAGCTTATGTTATTTACACTTGCTGCAAGGCGGTTCCCTGGTATATGACTAGCTTCGCATGTTGAACATGGTAATGAATTCACCGAAACTGTGTAGAACAGGTTGGTAGTTATGTTCAATGGCACGTCAATTGGATGTGCTTCATCTGCTAAGCTTCTCATTTGACTTATCATGTTGATAGATGCATTGGTGTCATTGTAAGATGGAAGTGAAGGCATGTAAGGGGTTCTTGATGAAAACGATGGAATAATTTGTTTTGCCTTTTTGTATTGCACAATGGCAGTGGTGGTTGTGGTGTCAAATGAAACATTGGTAGCACTTGAATACACTTTAGCAGCCATGTAATAACGATCCAAAGGTTGATTAGCTTCAAGCAACACATCCATGGTTTGACCTGGTGATATTGTTATGTACTCCACTTTGAATGGCTTCACATAGCTTCCATCGCTTCCCACCACTGTCAATTGGTGCTTTGCAATTCCAAAGAAGAGAAGGTCTTGCATTCCAGCATGCACCATTCTCAGAAGATATGTCTTGCCATGTTCCACATTTACTTTGAAGGTTTCTGCAA from Arachis stenosperma cultivar V10309 chromosome 9, arast.V10309.gnm1.PFL2, whole genome shotgun sequence encodes the following:
- the LOC130951538 gene encoding laccase-15-like; translated protein: MKILTSLGILLFLNVILVTCQAMQHHKFVVRDASFTKLCSTKNILTVNGEFPGPTLYVRKGESIIVDVYNRANYNITIHWHGVNQPRYPWSDGPEFITQCPIQPGGLFSQKVIFSEEEGTLWWHAHSDWSRATVHGAIVIQPKPGNTYPFPKPDREVPIVLGEWWKEDIVQVFNNFETGGGDPVASDAYTINGQPGDLYNCSNNETFKVNVEHGKTYLLRMVHAGMQDLLFFGIAKHQLTVVGSDGSYVKPFKVEYITISPGQTMDVLLEANQPLDRYYMAAKVYSSATNVSFDTTTTTAIVQYKKAKQIIPSFSSRTPYMPSLPSYNDTNASINMISQMRSLADEAHPIDVPLNITTNLFYTVSVNSLPCSTCEASHIPGNRLAASVNNISFQLPSENNILNAYYNHLQGVYTQDFPDVPPELFDFTASDLPTFLRTPSVDTEVKVVEYGSTVELVLQGTNLLAGTEHPMHFHGHSFYVVGWGFGNFDKDKDPLTYNLVDPPYQNTVAIPKNGWVTIRFKAENPGVWFMHCHIERHVSWGMAMTFIVKDGKNPEEQMLPPPPDMPHC